Proteins from a genomic interval of Callospermophilus lateralis isolate mCalLat2 chromosome 1, mCalLat2.hap1, whole genome shotgun sequence:
- the LOC143401514 gene encoding vomeronasal type-2 receptor 116-like, producing the protein MQTLPNYNCQTQSKSAAIIAGTMSAFSAEIGTLLELYKTPQVTYGPFDPMLSDKDQFPSLYQMAPKDSSLAHAMVSLLLHFGWTWVALFLSDDLKGEQFLRDLKAEMVKNGICVALTEKLPVTKITYGTGDITFMSRIRVSSANVHILHGEAGSLITVDMAADFFLTTGKVWIMASKQEIVLHEMNHMLHSFHGGFSFSPHKGEIPGFRHFLQTVTPSHYPEDFYFTKLWLHLFHCSPAGSLCGQIYNCPPNASFEFVSGVIDMMTLTDSSYFIYNAVYAVAHVLHNMLVQKTEMGSLEDQLRLHPWQLHPFLKNIQFTNSAGAHISLDEKSSQMAHYDIHNAVNFPAGLGLLVKVGEFVPRSPLGQGLVISEEMIEWPIGFTETPRSVCSQSCPPGFRKIPQEGRPVCCFACVFCPEGHISNQTDAERCVQCPAHEHPNRERTHCLPKVVTFLAYEAPLGMALACTALCFSALTAAVLGVFVKHRDTPIVKANNRALSYILLISLTFCFLCSLLFIGRPSTATCILQETTFGLVFTVAVSTVLAKTVTVILAFRVTAPGRRMRRWLVSGAPNFIIPSCSLIQLTLCGVWLGTSPPFVDTDTHSEHGHIIITCNKGSVTAFYCALGYLGSLALGTFTVAFLARNLPDTFNEAKFLTFSMLVFCSVWLTFLPVYHSTKGKVMVAVEVFSILASSAGLLGCIFVPKCYVILLRPHRSSLCGFREKIHCGSNKPS; encoded by the exons ATGCAGACTCTCCCTAATTACAACTGCCAGACACAGAGCAAGTCTGCTGCCATCATTGCAGGGACCATGTCAGCATTCTCGGCTGAGATTGGAACCCTTCTAGAGCTCTACAAGACCCCACAG gtcacgTATGGACCTTTTGATCCCATGCTAAGTGATAAAGACCAGTTTCCATCGCTCTATCAGATGGCCCCCAAGGACAGCTCTCTGGCCCATGCGATGGTCTCCTTATTGCTGCACTTTGGCTGGACGTGGGTGGCACTCTTCCTGTCTGATGATTTGAAGGGAGAGCAGTTCCTGAGGGATCTGAAAGCAGAGATGGTAAAGAATGGTATCTGTGTGGCCTTAACAGAAAAGCTCCCTGTCACTAAGATAACGTATGGGACAGGGGATATCACCTTCATGAGTAGGATCAGAGTCTCCTCTGCAAACGTGCACATACTCCACGGTGAAGCAGGGAGCCTCATCACCGTGGACATGGCAGCAGACTTCTTTTTAACCACAGGGAAGGTGTGGATCATGGCATCGAAGCAGGAGATCGTCCTGCATGAGATGAACCACATGCTGCACTCTTTCCACGGGGGCTTCTCCTTCTCACCTCACAAGGGGGAAATCCCTGGCTTCAGACACTTCCTCCAGACAGTGACCCCTTCCCACTACCCGGAGGACTTTTACTTCACTAAATTGTGGTTGCACCTCTTTCATTGTTCACCGGCTGGGTCACTATGTGGACAGATTTATAATTGCCCTCCAAATGCATCCTTTGAGTTTGTGTCGGGAGTAATTGACATGATGACCCTGACTGACTCCAGCTACTTTATCTATAATGCTGTGTATGCAGTGGCCCACGTCCTCCATAACATGCTTGTTCAGAAAACTGAAATGGGATCTTTAGAAGACCAGCTTAGGCTTCATCCCTGGCAG CTGCATCCGTTCCTGAAGAACATTCAGTTTACCAACAGCGCTGGGGCCCACATCTCCCTGGATGAGAAGAGCAGCCAGATGGCCCACTATGACATCCACAACGCTGTGAATTTCCCTGCTGGTCTTGGGCTGCTGGTTAAAGTAGGAGAGTTTGTCCCCAGAAGTCCACTTGGTCAAGGGTTGGTCATCAGTGAGGAGATGATAGAATGGCCTATTGGATTCACAGAG ACTCCTCGATCTGTGTGCAGCCAGAGCTGTCCCCCGGGATTCAGGAAgatcccccaggaaggaaggcccGTCTGCTGCTTTGCTTGTGTGTTTTGCCCAGAGGGACACATTTCCAATCAGACAG ATGCAGAGCGGTGTGTCCAGTGCCCCGCACACGAGCACCCTAACAGGGAGAGGACTCACTGCCTCCCCAAGGTGGTGACCTTCCTGGCCTATGAAGCCCCCTTGGGCATGGCTCTGGCCTGCACGGCTCTCTGCTTCTCTGCACTCACAGCTGCTGTCCTTGGGGTCTTTGTGAAGCACAGAGACACCCCCATAGTCAAGGCCAACAACAGGGCTCTCAGCTACATCCTGCTCATCTCCCTCACCTTCTGCTTTCTCTGCTCTCTGCTCTTCATTGGCCGTCCCAGCACAGCCACCTGCATCCTGCAGGAGACCACATTTGGACTGGTGTTCACTGTGGCCGTATCCACGGTCCTGGCCAAAACTGTCACTGTGATTCTGGCCTTCAGGGTCACTGCCCCAGGGAGAAGGATGAGGAGGTGGCTGGTGTCAGGGGCACCTAACTTCATCATTCCCAGCTGCTCCCTCATCCAGCTGACTCTCTGTGGAGTCTGGCTGGGGACCTCTCCTCCCTTTgtggacacagacacacactctgAACATGGCCACATCATCATCACGTGCAACAAGGGCTCGGTCACTGCCTTCTACTGTGCCCTGGGATACCTGGGCTCCCTGGCCCTGGGGACCTTCACGGTGGCCTTCCTGGCCAGGAACCTGCCTGACACCTTCAATGAAGCCAAGTTCCTGACCTTCAGCATGCTGGTGTTCTGCAGTGTCTGGCTCACCTTCCTCCCTGTGTACCACAGCACCAAGGGCAAGGTCATGGTGGCCGTGGAAGTCTTCTCCATCCTGGCCTCCAGCGCAGGGCTCCTGGGCTGCATCTTTGTCCCCAAGTGCTATGTTATTTTATTAAGGCCACATAGGAGCTCTCTATGTGGGTTCAGAGAGAAAATTCATTGTGGGAGTAACAAGCCTTCTTGA